One window of Globicephala melas chromosome 5, mGloMel1.2, whole genome shotgun sequence genomic DNA carries:
- the TLR2 gene encoding toll-like receptor 2 has protein sequence MPPALWTVWVLGSVISLPKEGASDQASSLSCDPTGVCDGRSRSLNSIPSGLTAAVKSLDLSSNEITYVSNSDLRRCVNLRTLRLGANEIHMVEEDSFFSLRSLEYLDLSYNRLSYFSSSWFRSLSALKFLNLLGNLYKTLGERSLFSHLPNLRILKVGNSNSFTEIQEKDFAGLTLLEKLEINAPNLQTYAPKSLKSIRNISHLILHLKQPVLLLEIFVDILSSLEHLELRDTNLNTFHFSEVSISETNTSIKKFTFRNVQITDESFTEVVKLFNYASGGLEVEFDDCTHDGVGDFRTLTLETMKRLRDVETLTIRKLHVPQFFLFHDLSNIYSLTGKVKRITIENSKVFLVPCLLSQHLKSLEYLDLSENLMSEETLKNSACEHAWPFLKTLVLRQNRLKSLKKTGEILLTLKNLTNLDISKNNFHSMPETCQWPGKMKYLNLSSTRIQSLTRCIPQTLEILDISNNNLDSFSLILPKLKELYISRNKLKTLPDASFLPVLLVMRISRNIITTFSKEQLDSFQKLKTLEAGGNSFVCSCDFLSFTQGQQALAQVLIDWPEEYLCDSPSSVRGQRVRDTRLSPSECHRAAVVSAVCCALFLSFLLVGVLCHRFHGLWYMKMMWAWLQAKRKPRKAPRRDICYDAFVSYSERDSYWVENLMVQELEHFRPPFKLCLHKRDFIPGKWIIDNIIDSIEKSHKTIFVLSENFVKSEWCKYELDFSHFRLFDENDDAAILILLEPIEKKAIPQRFCKLRKIMNTKTYLEWPADETQQEGFWVNLRAAIKS, from the coding sequence ATGCCACCTGCTTTGTGGACAGTGTGGGTCTTGGGGTCTGTAATCAGCCTCCCCAAGGAAGGAGCCTCTGATCAGGCTTCTTCTCTGTCTTGTGACCCCACTGGTGTCTGCGATGGCCGCTCCAGATCTTTAAACTCCATCCCCTCAGGGCTCACGGCAGCTGTGAAAAGCCTTGACCTGTCCAGCAATGAGATCACCTATGTCAGCAACAGCGACCTGCGGAGGTGTGTGAACCTCAGGACTCTGAGGCTGGGGGCCAATGAAATTCACATGGTGgaggaagattcttttttttcgcTGAGGAGTCTTGAATATTTGGACTTATCCTACAATCGTTTATCTTACTTCTCATCCTCCTGGTTCAGATCCCTTTCTGCCTTGAAATTCTTAAACTTACTGGGAAATTTATACAAAACACTCGGGGAAAGATCTCTTTTTTCTCATCTCCCAAATCTACGAATCCTGAAAGTAGGAAATAGTAACAGCTTCACTGAGATTCAGGAAAAGGATTTCGCTGGGCTAACTCTTCTTGAGAAACTTGAGATTAATGCTCCAAATCTGCAGACATATGCGCCGAAGAGTTTAAAGTCAATCCGGAACATCAGCCATCTGATTCTTCATCTGAAGCAGCCTGTTTTACTGTTGGagatttttgtagatattttaagtTCCTTAGAACATTTAGAACTGAGAGATACTAATTTGAacacttttcatttttcagaagtATCCATCAGTGAAACGAATACATCGATTAAAAAGTTTACATTTAGAAATGTGCAAATCACTGACGAAAGTTTTACTGAAGTTGTGAAACTGTTTAATTATGCTTCTGGAGGCTTAGAAGTAGAGTTTGATGACTGTACCCATGATGGAGTTGGTGATTTTAGGACATTGACTCTGGAGACAATGAAACGCCTACGTGACGTGGAGACATTAACAATACGGAAGTTGCATGTCCCacagtttttcttatttcatgaTCTGAGTAATATATATTCACTCAcaggaaaagttaaaagaatcaCAATAGAAAACAGTAAGGTTTTTCTGGTTCCTTGTTTACTTTCACAACATTTAAAATCATTAGAATATTTGGATCTCAGTGAAAACTTAATGTCTGAAGAAACCTTGAAAAACTCAGCCTGTGAGCATGCCTGGCCCTTCCTAAAAACCTTAGTTTTAAGGCAGAATCGtttgaaatcattaaaaaaaactggagaAATTTTGCTTACTCTGAAAAACCTGACTAACCTTGATATCAGTAAGAATAATTTTCATTCAATGCCTGAAACTTGTCAGTGGccaggaaaaatgaaatatttgaactTATCCAGCACAAGAATACAAAGTTTAACCCGTTGCATTCCCCAGACACTGGAAATTTTAGATATTAGCAATAACAATCTCGattcattttctttgattttgccAAAACTCAAAGAACTTTATATTTCCAGAAATAAGTTGAAGACTCTACCAGATGCCTCCTTTTTACCTGTGTTATTAGTTATGAGAATCAGCAGAAATATAATAACTACTTTCTCTAAGGAGCAACTTGATTCTTTTCAAAAACTGAAGACTTTGGAAGCTGGTGGCAACAGTTTCGTTTGCTCCTGTGACTTCCTGTCTTTCACACAGGGGCAGCAGGCCCTGGCCCAGGTCCTGATCGACTGGCCAGAAGAATACCTGTGTGACTCTCCATCCTCTGTGCGGGGCCAGCGGGTTCGGGACACCCGGCTCTCACCTTCCGAATGCCACAGGGCAGCCGTGGTGTCTGCCGTGTGCTGTGCCCTTTTCCTGTCATTCCTGCTCGTGGGAGTTCTGTGCCACCGTTTCCACGGACTGTGGTACATGAAGATGATGTGGGCCTGGCTCCAGGCCAAGAGGAAGCCCAGGAAGGCTCCCCGCAGGGACATCTGCTATGATGCCTTTGTGTCCTACAGTGAACGGGATTCCTACTGGGTGGAGAACCTCATGGTCCAGGAGCTGGAGCACTTCAGACCTCCCTTTAAGTTGTGTCTTCACAAGCGGGACTTCATTCCTGGCAAGTGGATTATCGACAATATCATTGACTCCATTGAAAAGAGCCACAAAACCATCTTTGTGCTTTCTGAGAACTTTGTGAAGAGTGAGTGGTGCAAGTACGAGCTGGACTTCTCCCATTTTCGTCTCTTTGATGAGAACGACGATGCTGCCATTCTCATTCTGCTGGAGCCCATTGAGAAAAAGGCCATCCCCCAGCGTTTTTGTAAGCTGCGGAAGATCATGAACACCAAGACCTACTTGGAGTGGCCCGCTGATGAGACGCAGCAGGAAGGGTTTTGGGTAAATTTGAGAGCTGCAATAAAGTCCTAG